One part of the Streptomyces sp. NBC_00286 genome encodes these proteins:
- a CDS encoding glycosyltransferase family 4 protein, which yields MRIGIVCPYSWDVPGGVQFHIRDLAEHLIRLGHEVSVLAPADDETPLPPYVVSAGRAVPVPYNGSVARLNFGFLSAARVRRWLHDGTFDVIHIHEPASPSLGLLACWAAQGPIVATFHTSNPRSRAMVAAYSILQAALEKISARIAVSEYARRTLVEHLGGDAVVIPNGVDVDFFTKAEPKAEWQGETIGFIGRIDEPRKGLPVLMKALPKILAERPGTRLLVAGRGDEKEAVESLPKELRARVEFLGMISDEDKARFLRSVDLYVAPNTGGESFGIILVEAMSAGAPVLASDLDAFAQVLDQGAAGELFANEDADALAASAVRLLADSGRRAELRKRGSAHVRRFDWSTVGADILSVYETVTDGAAAVAADERSGLRARFGLARD from the coding sequence GTGAGGATCGGCATCGTCTGCCCGTACTCCTGGGACGTCCCCGGCGGCGTCCAGTTCCACATCCGCGATCTGGCCGAGCACCTCATCCGCCTCGGGCATGAGGTGTCCGTACTCGCTCCTGCGGACGACGAAACCCCCCTGCCGCCGTACGTCGTGTCGGCGGGCCGCGCGGTTCCGGTGCCGTACAACGGCTCGGTGGCCCGGCTCAACTTCGGGTTCCTGTCGGCCGCGAGGGTCAGGCGCTGGCTGCACGACGGCACATTCGACGTGATCCACATCCATGAGCCGGCCTCGCCGTCGCTCGGCCTCCTGGCCTGCTGGGCCGCACAGGGCCCCATCGTCGCGACCTTCCACACGTCCAACCCGCGCTCCAGGGCGATGGTCGCCGCGTACTCGATCCTCCAGGCGGCCCTCGAGAAGATCAGCGCGCGGATCGCCGTGAGCGAGTACGCACGGCGCACGCTCGTCGAGCACCTGGGCGGCGACGCGGTCGTCATCCCGAACGGTGTCGACGTCGACTTCTTTACGAAGGCCGAGCCCAAGGCCGAGTGGCAGGGGGAGACGATCGGCTTCATCGGCCGCATCGACGAGCCCCGCAAGGGCCTGCCGGTCCTCATGAAGGCTCTCCCGAAGATCCTCGCCGAACGGCCGGGGACGCGTCTCCTGGTGGCCGGTCGCGGTGACGAGAAGGAGGCCGTCGAGTCGCTGCCCAAGGAGCTGCGTGCGCGCGTCGAGTTCCTCGGCATGATCAGCGACGAGGACAAGGCGCGGTTCCTGCGCAGCGTCGACCTGTACGTCGCCCCCAACACCGGCGGGGAGAGCTTCGGGATCATCCTCGTCGAGGCCATGTCGGCGGGCGCGCCCGTCCTCGCCTCCGACCTCGACGCCTTCGCGCAGGTCCTCGACCAGGGCGCGGCGGGCGAGTTGTTCGCCAACGAGGACGCGGACGCGCTGGCGGCCTCCGCGGTACGGCTGCTCGCCGACTCCGGGCGCCGTGCGGAGCTGCGTAAGCGGGGCAGCGCGCATGTGCGGCGCTTCGACTGGTCGACGGTCGGGGCGGACATCCTCTCCGTGTACGAGACGGTCACGGACGGGGCCGCCGCGGTCGCCGCCGACGAACGCAGCGGGCTGCGGGCGCGGTTCGGGCTGGCACGGGACTGA
- the pdxS gene encoding pyridoxal 5'-phosphate synthase lyase subunit PdxS, producing MSSTLSNPAQAPETGTARVKRGMAEQLKGGVIMDVVTPEQAKIAEDAGAVAVMALERVPADIRKDGGVARMSDPDMIEGIIDAVSIPVMAKSRIGHFVEAQVLQSLGVDYIDESEVLTPADEVNHSDKWAFTTPFVCGATNLGEALRRIAEGAAMIRSKGEAGTGNVVEAVRHLRQIKNEIARLKGYDNNELYAAAKDLRAPYELVKEVAELGKLPVVLFSAGGVATPADAALMRQLGAEGVFVGSGIFKSGDPAKRAAAIVKATTFYDDPKIIADASRNLGEAMVGINCDTLPEAERYANRGW from the coding sequence GTGTCGAGCACGCTCTCCAACCCCGCCCAGGCCCCCGAAACCGGCACCGCGCGCGTGAAGCGCGGAATGGCCGAGCAGCTCAAGGGCGGCGTGATCATGGACGTCGTCACGCCGGAGCAGGCGAAGATCGCCGAAGACGCGGGCGCCGTCGCCGTCATGGCCCTGGAGCGGGTCCCGGCGGACATCCGCAAGGACGGCGGAGTGGCCCGCATGTCCGACCCGGACATGATCGAGGGCATCATCGACGCCGTGTCCATCCCGGTGATGGCGAAGTCGCGGATCGGCCACTTCGTAGAGGCGCAGGTCCTGCAGTCCCTCGGCGTCGACTACATCGACGAGTCCGAGGTCCTCACCCCGGCCGACGAGGTCAACCACTCCGACAAGTGGGCCTTCACCACGCCGTTCGTCTGCGGCGCCACCAACCTGGGCGAGGCCCTGCGCCGCATCGCCGAGGGGGCGGCCATGATCCGCTCCAAGGGCGAGGCCGGCACGGGCAACGTCGTCGAGGCCGTCCGCCACTTGCGGCAGATCAAGAACGAGATCGCCCGCCTCAAGGGCTACGACAACAACGAGCTGTACGCCGCCGCCAAGGACCTCCGCGCCCCGTACGAGCTTGTCAAGGAGGTCGCCGAGCTCGGCAAGCTCCCGGTGGTGCTGTTCTCGGCCGGCGGTGTCGCCACCCCCGCAGACGCCGCCCTGATGCGCCAGCTCGGCGCCGAAGGCGTCTTCGTCGGCTCCGGCATCTTCAAGTCGGGCGACCCGGCCAAGCGCGCCGCCGCCATCGTGAAGGCCACCACCTTCTACGACGACCCCAAGATCATCGCGGACGCCTCCCGCAACCTGGGCGAGGCCATGGTCGGCATCAACTGCGACACCCTCCCCGAGGCCGAGCGCTACGCGAACCGCGGCTGGTAA
- the pdxT gene encoding pyridoxal 5'-phosphate synthase glutaminase subunit PdxT: MTEAPVIGVLALQGDVREHLIALSAADAEARAVRRPEELAEVDGLVIPGGESTTISKLAVLFGLMEPLRARVRAGMPVYGTCAGMIMLADKILDPRSGQETIGGIDMIVRRNAFGRQNESFEAAVDVKGVEGDPVEGVFIRAPWVESVGAETEVLAEHDGHIVAVRQGNALATSFHPELTGDHRVHGLFVDMVRAERTAESL; this comes from the coding sequence ATGACTGAAGCACCTGTCATAGGCGTCCTGGCCCTCCAGGGCGACGTACGGGAGCACCTCATCGCCCTGTCCGCGGCCGATGCCGAGGCCAGGGCGGTGCGGCGCCCCGAGGAACTCGCCGAGGTCGACGGCCTCGTCATCCCCGGCGGCGAGTCCACCACCATCTCCAAACTGGCCGTCCTCTTCGGCCTGATGGAACCCCTCCGCGCGCGCGTGCGGGCCGGAATGCCCGTCTACGGCACCTGCGCCGGCATGATCATGCTCGCCGACAAGATCCTCGATCCCCGCTCGGGCCAGGAGACCATCGGCGGCATCGACATGATCGTGCGCCGCAACGCCTTCGGACGGCAGAACGAGTCCTTTGAAGCGGCCGTCGACGTGAAGGGCGTTGAAGGCGATCCTGTAGAGGGCGTTTTCATCCGCGCCCCCTGGGTCGAGTCCGTCGGCGCCGAGACCGAGGTGCTCGCCGAGCACGACGGCCACATCGTCGCCGTACGCCAGGGCAATGCGCTCGCCACGTCGTTCCACCCGGAACTGACCGGCGACCACCGCGTGCACGGTCTGTTTGTCGACATGGTGCGCGCGGAGCGTACAGCGGAGTCCTTGTAG